A window of Candidatus Bathyarchaeota archaeon genomic DNA:
ATTGTTGCATAAACTGGTTCTGGCGAAAAAACGCCAACATCTACAAAAATCCCTATTTTGCTTCGCCCAGAAAAAATTACCCTTCCACACAGAACAGAAAGACGTTTAATATTCTCAATAGAGATAGGGGCCAAACCTACATTCTTTCCCAGAAAACGCACTGCAACTTCTTCATCCTCACCAAAAACCTTGACGTTGATCCACTCATTTTCCACTCCACTCAAACAAGTCAACTCAACTCTTAACCCTTTACATGATTCTCTCAGAATTTTTTCAATTCTTTCTAGAGAAACTGCGCCGTAAACTTTCTGAAGTAGCACAACTTCACGCAAAAAGACACCCTCTTCACTCAAGGCAAAACGAAAGCTCTTCATGCCACTGCTTCAAACGCTCAAGAGAGGCCTCAGGGATGTGCTTGTCTCGACTAAACCGCTCAAAAACCACTTCAATGGGCATCCGCATTGAACCTTCAATCAACTTATCAGCATAAGCTACAATCCGCTCCTCAATAGACTCTGGAACATAACTCTTCACAGGCCACCTTAACTTCTCAGCTTCACTTTCTGTAATTCCACTACCAACATGCCGCTCGATGATAGAAACTAGAGCATCTGGCAATCCTAACTCCCTCGCAATATATGCTCCTACAATCCCATGATCTACGCTATGGGTCTTCGCCCGTCCAATATCATGTAAAAGCGCGCCAATTCGCACAAGTTCAACATTAACTACCAATCCCTTCTTCTTGCAAGCTTCAGCTATTTCCACCGAGAGATCTGCTGCTGCCCTACAGTGTTTCACGACTTTCTTTGAACAACCCGCATGCATTAGGAGTTTCAGCGCCGTCTCCTCAGACGGTAACCCTCTGCTCACCTAACTCCTTCCTTAATTGATCAACCTTTCGAGACAAGACCTCAACTACTTTACCATTATCAAAATGCATCATTGGCTCATTGCAGGTCGAGCACCGAAAAATTAGCTCCATTGCTTCCTCAAAGGGAACCCGTTTACATCCTTGTGTGCCACAATAGTAGAAATCATGATTTTTCTCATAGCTAAGCCGTGCATCTAGCTTCTGCAAAACATGTCTTTTTTGGTTCATAATGAAACCCTCAAGCTGATCTGGTTGAAGCTTCCAATGAAATATGAACCAACCCGTGTGTGGGTCTCTTGATCTTCTCAACGATACGAGGGAATGGTCATATAGTCTGTAAAGTATCTTGCGAACAGAATTCAGCCGTATTCCAGTTTTGTTTGCTATCTGATCATCTGTAGTTTCATCTGCATCCTTTAAAATGTAGATGATTTGAATGGCTTCTTCTTGTCCCAACACTTCTGCAACTTTGACCAATGTTTCATCGTCTATGAAAGTCAACATAAGGTACCTCTATCACCAATTAATATACTATCTACATGAAACATAAATTTCTTATTTATCGGATATGGATTTGCCTTTTAAACTTTTCTTTTCAAAACAACCTTCTTCCCATGCTTTCGCGGAATGATCTGTAGTTTCGCAGTTTTAAACTTCTTCGCTAATTCCTTTCCCTCAAAAAATCTGTCGAGAAAGACTGCAAGGCCAGAACATTCAGAATGAGGCTGATTTCCAACAGCAACATTGAAATCCGAAATTTCACGAGAAAAAAACTTACTTGGAACTTTCCTGCTTCCCACAATAACTAGCACATTTTTTCTAGTTGCTTGAATTCGTTGGATTACGTTACTTGTTTGAATGTTTTCCCCATAAGCAGTTAAGTGAACAACTACGCCACCTTCAGCCTTCCAGTCTTTTAAAACCATTTTCCACGGAGTACCCACTTGAAAGAAGAAAGGGCCGCCCCAGTTCTCGACAACTTCATCTATGGTTTTCTTGATTTTCATATCTCCAACATCGGTAAGTATTATGCCTGACGAACCAAACGCTCTTGCAGTAAGAGCAACATGAGTTGTCAATCTCTCGTCTCTGAATCGATGTCCCCACCTCAAAACTACGACTTTAGGCAGCTTGTTCTTCAACTATTTCAACTCAACAAACTCTTTAACAGTTCCACCAAGCTGCTTTACGCGCCCAAGAACCTTGTCAGCGAAATCTGCCACTGCTTCAAAGCTAACATTAGCGTAATCGTTCTCGTATTTCACGTTTTTGACATCAGTGTAGTTGAAGATCCATGAAAGGAAGGAGAGAGTTTCATCTGAAAGAGGGATGGAAAAAGTTGCGTGGATATAATTTGTGAGGTGTTTGACCAGTTCTTGTTCAAGAAGGCTAATGTTTATGTCATGTAAAGCAGAAATAGGAACAATGTTTGAAGCCAAGTCTTTCAATGCATCTGTTCGTTGTTGAATTTCATACTCTGAGAGTAAGTCAATTTTGTTAAGTGCGGTCACTACAGGGATTCCATGTACTCCAATTTTTTGCATTGTGTCAAGACTTATTGAATGTTTTCTCTTAATTTCTTTCAACGGCTCACTTGCATCCACAATTAGGAGTATTAAATCTGAAAAAATCGTTTCTTCAAGAGTTGAGCGGAAGGCCTCTATTAGCGTGAGTGGAAGTCTGTCAATAAACCCAACAGTATCGGTTAAAAGGACTCGTTTCCCGAGCAGATTCACGAGTCGCGTGGTAGTGGAGAGTGTCGTGAACAGCCCCTCACCTGTTGGAACAGCTTCATGAACCAGTGCGTTGAAAAGAGTGCTTTTTCCAGCATAAGTATACCCTCCCAACGAAACAGCTGAGAAACCAAGGTCTAGCCTTCGTTTTCTGTGTAAGTCTCTCTTTCTTTTGAATTGTTTTAACTTTTTTTGTATTGTATGAACTTGCCTTTGCACTGCTTCGTGATAGACGTCTACTTCGTATGCACCTAGCCCCATGAAGCCTGGTTGCTCTTCCATTCTTGCAAGTCGCACTTTTTCTTTTGCATGTGCTGATTCGTAGCGGAGTTTAGCAAGTTGGATTTGGAGCTTAGCCTCGGTTGTTGAAGCTCTCTGAGTGAATATTTCAAGAATTAATTGAAATCGGTCTATTGCTTCTACGCCCGTTTCTTTAGCAAGGTTGTAAGCTTGAACTGATTTGAGGCGATTGTCAAAAATTATTTTCCTAGCATTGTGCTCTTTGACTAATCGTGCAAGTTCTTTTACCTTGCCTCTTCCTATTTGAAAGCGTGGATAGGCCTTTCGTATTTGTTCGATAGTTGCAACAACGGTGTATCCAGCGGATTCTGTTAGGTTTTCGAGTTCTTTCAAGCTGCTTGGTTCGTTCCTTAAGCGTCGTTGTACGATGATTGCTTTTGTTATTTTCTTGCCTCCGCC
This region includes:
- a CDS encoding transcription factor; translation: MLTFIDDETLVKVAEVLGQEEAIQIIYILKDADETTDDQIANKTGIRLNSVRKILYRLYDHSLVSLRRSRDPHTGWFIFHWKLQPDQLEGFIMNQKRHVLQKLDARLSYEKNHDFYYCGTQGCKRVPFEEAMELIFRCSTCNEPMMHFDNGKVVEVLSRKVDQLRKELGEQRVTV
- the hflX gene encoding GTPase HflX yields the protein MTKAIIVQRRLRNEPSSLKELENLTESAGYTVVATIEQIRKAYPRFQIGRGKVKELARLVKEHNARKIIFDNRLKSVQAYNLAKETGVEAIDRFQLILEIFTQRASTTEAKLQIQLAKLRYESAHAKEKVRLARMEEQPGFMGLGAYEVDVYHEAVQRQVHTIQKKLKQFKRKRDLHRKRRLDLGFSAVSLGGYTYAGKSTLFNALVHEAVPTGEGLFTTLSTTTRLVNLLGKRVLLTDTVGFIDRLPLTLIEAFRSTLEETIFSDLILLIVDASEPLKEIKRKHSISLDTMQKIGVHGIPVVTALNKIDLLSEYEIQQRTDALKDLASNIVPISALHDINISLLEQELVKHLTNYIHATFSIPLSDETLSFLSWIFNYTDVKNVKYENDYANVSFEAVADFADKVLGRVKQLGGTVKEFVELK
- a CDS encoding tRNA (cytidine(56)-2'-O)-methyltransferase; this encodes MPKVVVLRWGHRFRDERLTTHVALTARAFGSSGIILTDVGDMKIKKTIDEVVENWGGPFFFQVGTPWKMVLKDWKAEGGVVVHLTAYGENIQTSNVIQRIQATRKNVLVIVGSRKVPSKFFSREISDFNVAVGNQPHSECSGLAVFLDRFFEGKELAKKFKTAKLQIIPRKHGKKVVLKRKV
- a CDS encoding HDIG domain-containing protein, encoding MSRGLPSEETALKLLMHAGCSKKVVKHCRAAADLSVEIAEACKKKGLVVNVELVRIGALLHDIGRAKTHSVDHGIVGAYIARELGLPDALVSIIERHVGSGITESEAEKLRWPVKSYVPESIEERIVAYADKLIEGSMRMPIEVVFERFSRDKHIPEASLERLKQWHEELSFCLE
- a CDS encoding DUF2110 family protein → MKSFRFALSEEGVFLREVVLLQKVYGAVSLERIEKILRESCKGLRVELTCLSGVENEWINVKVFGEDEEVAVRFLGKNVGLAPISIENIKRLSVLCGRVIFSGRSKIGIFVDVGVFSPEPVYAT